CAACGATATTAGAATAACAAACCTGAGCAAGATAAATAGGCTCAACAACCCATGGTATTTCATTAACAAATGTTATAGCCCCAGAAATATGGTACAAGACCTTCACATCTCGAACCTACATTTATCAAAAGTAGATTTATAGAAATTATCACTATGTACAGTGAATCAAATGAAAGGGGGGAAAACTAGACAGCCAGATTGATCAAACGCAAGGAACTGGAACATATACAGAACCTGCTCCCATGGCATAGGCATATTTTCCAGGAGCTTGTATACAGCGTGGGGTATGAATTTAAGAGCTCCAAGATAGACACGTTTGTCATGACGATATTTCTTTGAGGACATGTCGCCATGATCCCTGAAATAAAGAGCAGAAAAGATAATAACTACTGGAAACTATGGTAGTAACACCatgattaaattagaaaaaaacatcacagggaaacatggttggttatttaCGCAATACAAAGTCAGAAACTCAAACAAATTCCAATTATTGCCAACATATAATCATCCAATGATACGTTCTGGATTTAACCAACTGGTATAAAACAGTGATGTTTTTTTATCAGAACATCCTTCTACATCAATCTTCAAGCTAACCTTGATCGTCACAAAgcttaaaaacacaaaaataacgTCCAAGTGACTTAACACCATTTCTTCGAAATCAAAACGGAAAAATCATTTAAGCGCATCATGTTGCATAGAGAAAACTATCCATTTCAAAGTTCATAACACGAAAAAATATGGATTCTAATCAGCTATCAGCTAGCCCTAACATTTGTTATAACCCGGCATCCTTTCTCCCCAGCAAAACAAAGCAACTTCAATCTCATTTATAAATTCTAAGACTGCATAAATAGTTTCATTAGACAACTTCATTTCACTTCCTTAAGGAGCAACTCCAAAACTGCATGTTACGAATAACAGAACACTTGTAGCAGCAATCGTCGAAAAAGAAATCCACCGCGAGGCGTGTAAAACAATTAACACTTACCTGATAATTTTCCTGACATGTTCAGGAGGCATGTCTTCTTTCTGCGTCTCGACAAATCCAAATTTCCTCTTGTCACTGTACCGCTTCGAATTGAGCTGTTGCCATTTTCTAGCCTTCTCCTCGAGCCGCGCCTCCGCATCGGCCTCGGTCTCCATAGGCGCGGGAGGTGGAGGCGGCGGTGGAAGCACCGTGTACGAGGGTTGCGCGGTCGGAGGTGGAGGAATCGGTGGAACGGAAGTTCCTGGCGGCACAATCTGCCCGTTGTTCCACATCTTGAAATGATTACTCTGTCGGAGCTTGAAGCTTCGGGAATTGGATGAAGTAGCGTGGTGTAAATGATTGGAAATAGTTTCAGAGCATGTCGTGGGTGGATTAAACGAAGAGCCTTGTAGGGCTCTCTGCAGAAGGATTTGTAAGTTCTAGGGTTTATGAGTGAGAGATAAAACAAACAGAGTTCAGTGACTGAGAGGTGGAAACGGAACGACAGCGCGTGTTCGAAAATTGCTATTAGTAACGACGCTACCACGTGCCGCCTCTTTTCTCATACCGCCTTCACGGTTGGGTTAGCTTTACTTGGGCTCCATGTTTCAGCCCAATTGTAATGGCCCAATCTTTTCAGAATTCATTTTAGTATCTTTATAACGTCTCCTATTTTCTGCATATATCTGTGAATAGTTGAAGTTATTCatggattaaaaatattatatattgtatagtcttcaatttattttaaattttataatttaaattaaaaatatacatttttaatcacataataaaaaacattattataaaactaTTCCTATGTTTTGCTCAATTTTGTTTGTAAACAACTATAGCAATTTATTGAGTGAAATGCATTACGATATATTTTGAGGGATGTTACCAAAATTTCTGTGAGTAATTTCCCACTAAATAAATCTATGAACAGTTTCTCACTGCATGAAAAAGTTATGgaatacaatttctttttttcatatgttaTGTAGTGTTTAGTGATAATATATGTTCTTCAGTTGTTTCAAATGAGAAAGCATATGTTTTAGTgtcttttattatataactaTTCTCGAGTAATTTTCGAATTACTACAAAGTGTGTCTTTTGTGGTTAATTAGTGTTATGTAACTTTTGTAGTGTTCGAATGCTTGTAAAGTATACATTTCTTTGAGATAGGCTGTATAGAGTGTGGTTTCTCTGTATTAAAGTCATTTTTACTTATTCGATTATTAAAGTGACTAATTCCTCTAATTGTTGTGTATTAAAAGTGTTTAAGATCATTTTTCATATGCTTAAGTAGTTAAATTAGGTGTCAAAAATTCTCAAGGAGTTGAATTCTCATGGATTAGTGGTAAAGGGGTGCTTCTTATGTGTAAACGAGTTCTCAAAAGGACTAATCGATTGTctcaagtgataatcgattatccatgGTTCTGGTATATAGTTGTCCTGTTGGAATAATTTATTACTGtcaatgataatcgattatcgtagtgtttttttttatcaactagGATGAAACATGGGCGAGGGTGATAGTGTGTTTTAGAGTACAAAATGAAATGTTTCGAGAGAAAACTAAGCTGGTTGACTTAGTTGGGTGATGGATGGCTCTTAGTTGACGGTGGAGCATGATAAAATGGCTATGATGTACCCAAGTTATGTGGCTGACTAATGAGCATGAGAGGTGAATGACGGGTTTGCTTGTTGTACATGGTAAATCTTAAGACTATTTGTTGTGTGATACAGGATAAGGACTCTCTTTGGCATTGCATGCGAAAAGATAGTGGTGTTTAATTGTTGCACCTTCTTTGTATGGGGGGAATGATATTTTGTCTCGTTTTCGACTCGTTGCTGAGTATAGTACCCAATGCGCGATGTGCCAATGTTTTTACTTGTAAGTCCTTGTAAAGTAGAAAAACATGTCCTTTAGTTGTGGAAGCAAGACAACTAGTACGAGCCTGTAAAGAGGTTACAGGTGGCCTGTGAGAAATGCTACAAGTGGATGGGATAGGATATAAGAGTGTGACTAATTCTTTCATGACGGAGATCGTGATGTGGTGATGCTCGTGGTGGAGTTCCTAATGTGGATATTCACGATGAAGGTAAAAGCAATGATGATCTGGATGACGATGATGCTTTGAGGAATGCTAAGTTGTTAGTGATTGGGCCATGAAAGTGGTGTAGTTAGTATaggtttaaaaaaaaggataaattatTGGTCTAAGCGAGTGATGGAACTGAGAATCGAAAGACCGTTGCTGATTTGCATTGACGATAAAAACACTCATTCATTGTATTGACGGTGAATAAGACGTTGTTGTTTACTGATGTTATATGTTGTTATTTGTTAATCATATTTTCTATCATCGTAGTATgttcataatttgaaaattgttatCTACTTATTTTAAGTAACCCATTATAAGATAGAGAAAAACGgatagataaatatataatgttaaatagatgttttaaataaaagataaaagatttagtaattatttaaaatgtattagaTATAATGAGATATTCTCgatatatattaataagtaataattaatcattttattttaaaaatatttatttaaaaaaatatgatttgagatataataatttattgcaGTATTAATTTTAGTCTACTAGACTGACTGCATCTATTAGACGGctcgatttttttttaaatgcctTTTAAAACATAATGTTTTCGATAAGTTTTGGTGTAGatcattatttgttatttataattaaatgattttaaaagtgTAAAACAAGTTTGAGATAGAAAACATATATACTTATAAGCAACTGCCATTAAAATGTGGATaatttaataatctttttaagATTGCAGGTACTTTAGactgtatattaaaaaatatgattaaaattgtGAGTAGTTTAGAATGTAAAATTGTAAATgataactttaaatatttaatattattatcatgatctccaatattaattaaatattgctGGGAGTAATTATCATTTTGTCAAGGTGAACCAAGTCATATTTACACATTAACATTTGagctttttagtttttaagtaaaaaaaattgcaccATAATTATCagatattttaatcataattctACTATTATTGTATTCTTAAGACTTTTTAAACACAACACTATATTAAGTTTATACTTATGATTAGTGAGTGATTAGGTTTGATTaagttacatataaaaaaaaattaggaggATGAGATTAGGAGATAAAAGAAGGGAGATAGATGGCATTGGCATCGATAGGTAACCCTGGCTTTGGATTTGGAATAGGACGGAACAGGCCGTAAAATAACTTGTTTGTTGGGAACTTGACCTATCCAAGAGACGAATATCATATACCACACTAATTCATATAAACCCTCATTTCTAGGTTCGTTCGTTTGCATTGTTGTTCCCTTCTTCTCCGTTCAACCTTAACCGAACCCTATCTTGTGtggaattgaattgaattgatattattatttggGGGAAGAGAAAGATagaataataagaagaagaaaagcgGGCACAATTGTTGTAATTGAACGATGTCTGCTGCGGTGTGCGGAAGCAAGAGATCTTTGTTCGAAGAGCTTCCACCTTCTCCGCCAGTATCCAAGAGGCTCCGCTGTTCATCTTCCCCAATTCGCCTCTCTCTCCCTTCCCTCATCGATCACCTTCGCCCTCTATTCCCTCATATGGATGAtcaggttttcttttttctttgatgCTTTCTTtcgtaattaaattcaaattcatatctaattttattttctgatatTCTCACAGATCCTCGAGAAAGCCCTCCAAGAATGTGGTAATGACCTAGATGCTGCCATCAAGAGCCTCCACGGCCTCCGTCTGGGATCTACCGATGATAATTCTCAAGCTGCTCCTCAACCCCACCCTGATGTCGTCCACACAGGTATGATTAGGTTACCGTTATTTTAATCCTCACCAAAAGATTAAAGATTATcgattttaatttatagttggATTACTATTATTCGTACCCGTGGCTTTTGAATTTCAATTGGATATTCGTTGTGTCTCGTTATCggctttaatttatttgataaaattgtatGACTTAATTAAAGGATCTGGttggtttgattttgaaaaacttgCAGGAGCTTTGGAAGAGAATGGAGATGCTGCATCTGCTTCTGGGGGTCAGCCGGCTGCAGACAACTTTCCTGCTGATGGAGCTGAGTGGATTGACTTGTTTGTCAGAGAGATGACATGTGCTACCAGCGTTGATGATGCCAGAGCTCGAGCTGCTAGATTGCTAGAGGTTTTAGAGAAATCTATTAGTGCACACGCCAGTTCTGGGGCAACAACTGCCCTTCAAAGGGTATGTCTCGTTCTTCAATTGCTTGCGTTAACTGTAATTGTTTAAGAATTCGGTCATGGGAATTTGGAAGGCTGTTGTTGTAGATTAGAATAGTCTGTTGTAAATGCTAGTGAGTTAGCCTGATGCACCTGCATTTTAGGCTTGTATGCATTAAATTTCGCGTGTATGATGCGTTGACATCTTGCATGTAGGTAACTAATTTTCTCATGGATAGCTACATGTTGAAGTATCAGTTTGGTTATGTTAATAACTGATGTGATTGTTTTGGTTGTTGTCACTCATGAATGGTTTTCACTCTCAGGAAAATTTGATGCTGAAGGAGCAAATTGAAGCCCTGACTAAGgagaaaaattgttttaaaagtgcttttagaaTCCAGCTTGAACGTCTTTCCGATTACGATAGTAAAACCCAAGAGTTGCAGCAGTTGAAGCAGTTGGTGTCTCAATATCAGGAGCAGATCAGAACTCTTGAGGTACAGTTTTGTCCCGGTTGATTTCAACGTCGTACATTGGGATTTGAAGTTTGAAATTGAAGAGGAAAGGAGAAAATGCTGTTAGCATTTTGCTTTAGAAATAGGAATGACTTGATTGATGATTATGGATATGCTACTGTGTATCTCCTTGTGGGATTTAGACTTGGTAGTAATTCCACTATCTCCAATCAACCACAGATCTTTTAAGTGagaattttccttttattcatCTCCCAACTTCCTCCTTCTTTGTCTTATCCTATGCTTCAACCTGTCCATTGTTTCAGACTGTTAAGATATGAGGAGATACTATTTCTTCAACTCATAGAAAGAGGGATTAGTAGTTATAATGGTGGATGTAATTCTTAGATTAATAATCATGACCCATTTTTGTTCAGTTAAAACTTTTTGGTGCTTGCTGACGAATGCTGTGTCCTATGGTTTTTTTGACAGGTGAATAACTATGCTTTGCGGATGCATTTGAATCAGGCACAACAGTACAACTCTTTTCCTGGGCGTTTCCCTCCTGATGCCTTCTAGAGCGATCTGTATGTAGAATATTAATTGAGGCAGTAAAATAGCTGCATTTGGTTAATTAATTATCCCAGAGAAAAATGCTTGTTGCAGTTGTGTTGCTCCTGTAGGTCAAGGAATGGTAACTATTCCCACAGTTCGGGGTTGATTTGGATAGAATTTGACACTATAGATGAGAGTATTCGTCagttaattcaattatttatcaCTACTTTAGCATTGAGATTTGAGTGTACTGTAATTACTAAGAATGCTAAGATCACTTGATGTACCACCACAACAGTTTACTGccaattatgttttaaattgagTTTACTATTTTCGATTATTACTATTGCAGTCGTCATTCCATACATGATAATATTGATTTCTATGTAGAGATGATATACTTGTTCCAAGTTTTGATGGGTTAAACGATTGTGTTTGTgctttgtacatttttttttttctgggaaAGTCAGTTGTAGACGTGTAACTTAGAGTTTTTTTTCATATAGAAATGCTGTGATCCAGattaagaaaatacaaaagaagACGATGTAGTAACATTatattacattgtttttatCTAATCATAAATTCTAAGTCATCTATTGATTGTGGTTAATCTTGTATGagatgtttgaaaaataaaatttttgactTTGATAATTAGGATTGGTCATAATACCAATCTAGAGGGTTGACTATAGATCATTTTGTAAACTTCACACAGATAAaacattttaagttttgaataaaatatgtcGATGAGCTCTTTGTAGTAAGTACTATTTTGAGAGACAAATTGATTCAAACTCTTATATGCTCGGCATGAATGAAATTGTAATCCAAACTTGATAACTATTGAAAAAGGCTTTGAGATGGACAAATTTTCCATACATAAAATCCCTCTCGTATATAGCTATCTGATTTTACTTACTGAAATATTAAATCACACATGACAAATTTTCAATCAACATATTTTATGTAGTCAATGAATCAACAActttattaatttcatatttatattttaaaactagtCATCTATTAggtttgttataatttttttcttcttctagtcCTTTGCAAGGAAGATATAATAACAAACAAGACTAATTAAGAAGAGATTGAATTTTATGAatccatttataataaaaagaatgttATTTTCATCGAGTATCTATATAAATGTGTTCTTTGGGAGACTTTCTTCAAGTTCATAGTTTATATCAACTTATATATAGGTTTTTTGTAATCTCTTATAAATGATGAAAGTCTCCTCCTTAGTCCAATTAACTTTCTATGATTGtatcttttttctctttaaatgaatgaattcaatttcaatcaaaacCTGTGTTTTGAGATTCATTATTTCACTTCCtctcatataatatataagttgaAACAAAGACTTCTACAGCGGTTGGGTAAAAAAATAGTGAATCTacctaaatataaaatcatatataattagaaCTCCTTTATTCTCGTCTATAAATGTtagaaagcaaaaaaataattatattttataaagatattattgttttaatatctGATAAATTTTTACGCATACTTTacctttactatttttttttagaaatataaaatttaactttttttaacaaccttGTAAAACAAGTGTAAAAGAACTCTTTCCTATTTTATGATCCCATGTTAAAAACATTTTGTAATATTGAGGTTATGATCAGACCACACAACTTATCTTGCGGGTCCCACGAAGTCTCTCCTTTTTCTGGTTCGTAGCAATGGCAACGCCATAAAAGCTGACCTTTGTGCTTGACACACTTAGCCTATTTCCCACCCACACACGCGCGTAGACGCAGAGTGGGTAAAGTAAAATCAtgaacacaaacacacacacaatttCCCCGCACTCGTTCTCATCTTCTTAGTTATCAGTATTCTCTCATTCATTCCATCCATTTTTGCATTCTTTCAATGGCCGTTGCAACCCTTTCTCTGCTTCCTCCCTCCACGTGTCCCTGCTTCTGCGGCACCGTCCATCTCCGCTCTCACAACAGCTTCATTTCCATTCATTCTCCTTCTTTTTCAACTTCCTTCTCCTCGGTTTCCAATCCCAACCTCGCTCCCACGCGCCGCCGCTTCCATACTGTTTTCGCCGCTTCCTCCGACTACTATTCCACTCTCGGAATCTCCAAATCCGCCACAGGAAAGGAAATCAAAGCTGCTTATCGAAAGTTAGCTCGTCAGGTATGTATCCAATTCCACTTCTCTTTCAAAATCCATTTCGAATCCGAAGTTGATTATGAGCTTCCGGTAGCGAATTAGAAATTGCCAGGAATTCGAGTTGTTATTCAGTTATCCGATGGGAATCGTTGCGATTTCGTGGCTACTTGTTGGAATTTGAACTATGCAATGCACCTGATGGTGTATCCAGATATTCGTAATTAGCCTGATTTTGTGTTCATCGTTTTCTCTTCAGTATCATCCTGATGTAAATAAGGAGCCCGGTGCGACTGAAAAGTTCAAAGAGATTAGTGCTGCGTATGAGGTTTGCATGGAAACTACACTGCTGACTATCGTGTTATGCTATGCTACTCTTCTTTACTGGACCCGTATGCATGTTTAGTATCACTTTTGAAAGCAGTGCACTGATATTTTGCTCTAGCAAATGAATGGATGTCTTGTTTAGGGTCCTAACGCGTCTGCcgttttctttatcttttagttttctGTAAATTTTACATTGGAGGCCCAACTGTTTTGGTCTATACTTaactttaataatttgttttttgtatGTAATCAGTAGGGAATTAGCTGCCTCTGGTTAGATAGacgtttttttcattttaattcaaaGGTTTTCATATCGGAATGAATGtttacttttgaaatattttcatcTGTTTTCATGCATTGCGTGATCGAATCTATTGACAGCCAGGGACAAACCTAGATGCAATTCTCCATTTAAATTTGGAGTTTAACTTCGGTAACCTTTGCGTACCTTTAATGCAAATATTCattatacaaattattaaagaaGTTTCCATTTCTAATTGGAAAACAGTGCGAAAAGTACATAAAGAATTCCGCCTACATTTTCTCTATGAAAAAGGGgctattattctaaaaatatttgaatgctTTTTAGAGGATGACAGATCAAATCACAACATACAACATTTcaaagcatagataagaaaaaaGTGATTACCACCAAGTAATAGGTGTATACTGTGTAGTTCAAGCCCatactcttatttatttaccTTTTTGTGTTCGGTGACTTAAAGGAATCAATATCAAAAGTTTTGTGATAGTTTTTACTTGTTGCTCTTTCCTTGGAAATGTTTAAAACTTCTAGATTATTCTGGAACAATGCATCAACCAGTCTTATACCCGTATACCACTGAGTGCACagtaattttgaattatatttgtGATATCAGTTTTTGAATTATGAATCATAAATTGTCAGGTGCTATCAGATGATAAAAAGAGGGCTTTATATGATCAATATGGCGAGGCAGGAGTTAAGAGTGCAGTTGGAGGAGGCTCAAGTGCCTATacggtattttttttatatgaatttggGAGCACTACATATATGAAAGGATGAATCACCATAAAATAATTCGCTGCTCAGCAGAATTTTTGGTTAATATACTGATAGCTCCATTGCGCATAACTTGTCTTGTGATTTGGGGAAAAAACTGAAATGCATGACAACTAAAGTTGCACCTTACTTTTGGTACTTCTCTAATGTAgatttatatttaacaatttatttctTGCAGACAAATCCTTTTGATTTATTTGAGACATTTTTTGGGCCAAGTATGGGTGGTTTTGGTGGCATGGATCCAACTGGATTTGGAACTCGTCGTCGTAGTACCGTTACTAAGGGTGAAGACATTCGGTGAGTTGTGGGCTGTTGGTTATTCTTTATTTACCATTTTAGTCTGGTGAATGATTACTATATTTAGCTAGTTAAAGTAAATATTGGTACTGTATAAGTAAGAGCAAAGCAAACTTCACTCTATGGAGCTGGTTTTGTAAGGttgatttaagtttaaattcaaCTACCTTAATATAgtttcaaaatcatttaaagTCGATCTCAGTGGGGATCTGGGCTGTCATGCCACCCACTATCGAGTAAACAACACTTTATCAAATTGGTTTTGTAAGGCTAAATTAAGCTTAAATTTCACTAccttattaactttatttatatacagTTAATACTACCCGGTGAGATTATCCTTAGTTTTTGCAACTTGTTAAGAGAAGTTTGGGTTCTTATTCTAATtgattttttgaatatttagtttttgttcaGCTCAATGGACATTACTTGATTATATATAGCTAATTCCACCAGGATAGTCTAGACTTggtaaaggaaaataaaaacatggcAACAACAATAGCGAAGGTTTCCTTCATGTTCCTTTTTAATCTCCAGTGCACTGTACCCATTTCATGgtgttaaaaataattcaaccTTCTTTCCTTATTAGTGTCTCTGTGATTCCAAACCAACGTAAACGATTTTGTCATCTTTTCATCTGTAGGTGCCATACCAATAGTTCTAATACAgtatattctctctttttcttttcttactttGTAATGGTCCTCCTTAAGGATTAAAGGTACAAAAGGAACAAATCCACAAAGagggaaaatatataatgcTTTGGTTGGGGTACGAGTATTGATTAGGGGAAACGATTCTTTGTGAGACAATTAGTTGACTTTCAAAACACTTCTACATATGACACAAACCAATAACAGAATTggggaaaagaaaacaaagtttttTGTTGATAGATTGAGATTGAACAGAAGAGATCTCTCTCCAATGATTTTCTGTTCATAGACATCGATTTTCTCctttgagagagaaaatatcatTCTGCAACTTCGCAAGATAATGCATCCTTTCCCTCACATTCTGTAATTTAACTTCCTAATCCCCAAATTAACTAACTAGTTGTTTTAATTGTCCTTACTCCTaaaacttataatattaatacatggaaaattaaaaaaaaagaca
This DNA window, taken from Vigna radiata var. radiata cultivar VC1973A chromosome 5, Vradiata_ver6, whole genome shotgun sequence, encodes the following:
- the LOC106760799 gene encoding uncharacterized protein LOC106760799, which encodes MSAAVCGSKRSLFEELPPSPPVSKRLRCSSSPIRLSLPSLIDHLRPLFPHMDDQILEKALQECGNDLDAAIKSLHGLRLGSTDDNSQAAPQPHPDVVHTGALEENGDAASASGGQPAADNFPADGAEWIDLFVREMTCATSVDDARARAARLLEVLEKSISAHASSGATTALQRENLMLKEQIEALTKEKNCFKSAFRIQLERLSDYDSKTQELQQLKQLVSQYQEQIRTLEVNNYALRMHLNQAQQYNSFPGRFPPDAF